The following proteins are encoded in a genomic region of Paraburkholderia flagellata:
- a CDS encoding DUF3303 domain-containing protein — MKFIVQWKGEPAMQQAAIERFMKTGGQPPDNVKMLGRWHAGGEFRGVAIVEATDASAVAAMVMEWGDIFSFTTTPALTDEELGAVLSAQQRSAN; from the coding sequence ATGAAATTCATTGTTCAATGGAAAGGTGAGCCGGCAATGCAGCAGGCTGCGATTGAGCGCTTCATGAAAACAGGCGGTCAGCCGCCCGACAACGTCAAAATGTTGGGACGCTGGCATGCAGGCGGCGAGTTTAGAGGCGTTGCAATCGTTGAAGCGACGGACGCCAGCGCAGTCGCGGCGATGGTGATGGAATGGGGTGATATCTTCTCTTTCACAACAACGCCCGCACTAACTGACGAGGAGCTCGGCGCTGTTTTGTCAGCTCAACAACGGTCGGCAAACTGA
- a CDS encoding phospholipase D-like domain-containing protein, translating into MTARRSLALIPACVLATSLHGHAQCVDLVASLDDGQLMQSRIALVDRATPTEQIRVLAYIFEIDQTGGLLLHHLVEAARRGVPVKLLIDGIGPEPHFPFEDELIVALHEVAPGIELRIFHPRSDLVEISHRMHDKLFLVGDTAVIGSTSIWDASFRNWLSERDLMVSGNAGQDASSLHAMYQHFDLFWNSPEVVRPEPEKFLEIASPYRVSQAYATLDPARIHYWREWLLAPLNGAARATDLVSTDTPTASDTPDDPAAPPASGADFDPAWMPVPCERLRYVHDWPDKRSPGTLQDMLQAFDTAQHEILIINPYLILVPELREALERKQREGVHVILVSASLASITQEFPAVGRAYADDLPGLVNAGIEVREYSDRDNRMMHAKLVLIDGHRYYLGSFNFDSLSARLNTENGLWIDIPEDGLDPLQDTVAYYLRNSNSVSDANSRLLADPDARCRAAGCGGAWRWVTMLIRNFL; encoded by the coding sequence ATGACCGCAAGAAGAAGCCTGGCGCTCATTCCGGCATGCGTGCTTGCCACTTCTCTGCACGGCCACGCGCAATGTGTCGACCTGGTCGCCAGTCTTGACGACGGTCAGTTGATGCAGTCGCGAATCGCGCTGGTCGACCGTGCCACGCCTACCGAGCAGATCCGCGTCCTCGCCTACATCTTCGAAATCGATCAGACCGGCGGCCTGCTGTTGCATCATCTGGTCGAGGCTGCGCGCCGCGGCGTGCCGGTCAAGCTGCTGATCGACGGCATCGGCCCCGAGCCGCACTTCCCGTTCGAGGACGAGCTCATCGTCGCCCTACACGAGGTGGCTCCCGGCATCGAACTGCGAATCTTCCATCCACGATCAGATCTCGTCGAGATTTCGCATCGCATGCACGACAAGCTGTTCCTGGTTGGCGACACTGCCGTGATCGGCAGTACCTCGATCTGGGATGCGAGCTTCCGCAACTGGCTCAGCGAGCGCGATCTGATGGTGTCGGGCAACGCCGGCCAGGACGCCTCCTCCCTGCACGCCATGTACCAGCATTTCGACTTGTTCTGGAATAGCCCGGAAGTGGTTCGCCCCGAGCCGGAAAAATTCCTCGAAATCGCAAGTCCTTATCGCGTCTCGCAGGCTTATGCGACGCTGGATCCGGCGCGCATCCACTATTGGCGCGAATGGCTGCTGGCTCCGCTCAACGGTGCAGCCCGGGCGACGGACCTGGTCTCTACCGATACACCAACTGCCTCCGATACGCCTGATGATCCCGCCGCTCCGCCCGCTTCCGGAGCGGATTTTGATCCTGCCTGGATGCCGGTCCCCTGCGAGCGCCTGCGCTATGTCCACGACTGGCCCGACAAGCGCTCGCCAGGCACGCTGCAGGACATGCTGCAAGCGTTCGATACGGCGCAGCACGAGATCCTGATCATCAACCCCTACCTGATCCTGGTGCCGGAACTGCGCGAGGCGCTTGAGCGCAAGCAGCGCGAAGGTGTCCACGTGATCCTGGTGAGCGCCTCGCTGGCGAGCATCACGCAGGAATTCCCCGCAGTCGGTCGCGCCTACGCCGACGATCTGCCCGGCTTGGTGAATGCCGGGATCGAGGTGCGCGAGTATTCCGACCGAGACAACCGCATGATGCACGCCAAGCTGGTCCTCATCGACGGCCATCGATATTATCTCGGCAGCTTCAATTTCGATTCGCTGTCGGCCCGCTTGAATACCGAAAACGGCCTGTGGATAGATATCCCTGAGGACGGGCTCGATCCCTTGCAGGACACCGTGGCGTACTACCTGCGCAACTCAAACTCGGTGAGCGACGCCAATAGCCGCCTTCTGGCGGATCCCGATGCGCGCTGCCGGGCCGCCGGCTGCGGCGGTGCCTGGCGTTGGGTGACGATGCTGATCAGGAACTTCCTCTGA
- a CDS encoding glutathione S-transferase yields the protein MTSGIVNSDSTKLPIMTIYDFPTGPYPTRVRIALAEKNLQSRVEFVMVDLYRGEHKRPDFISGKNYSGTLPVLELDDGTCIAECTAITEYLDTLDGAPTLTGKTPLDKGVIHMMSKRAELELLDAISVYFHHATPGLGPEVELYQNSEWGFRQRDKALRGMRYFNDVLRKQPFVAGDAFSMADITVIGGLVFASIVKLPVPAECESLLAWYARMRERPSVKSQPAFT from the coding sequence ATGACATCAGGCATCGTTAATTCCGATTCAACCAAACTCCCGATCATGACGATTTACGATTTCCCCACGGGACCCTACCCAACCCGCGTGCGTATCGCTTTGGCCGAAAAGAATCTGCAATCACGTGTCGAGTTCGTCATGGTGGATCTCTACAGAGGGGAGCACAAAAGGCCCGATTTCATCTCAGGGAAGAACTACTCAGGCACGCTGCCGGTCCTCGAACTCGATGACGGAACCTGCATCGCCGAATGCACCGCGATTACCGAATACCTCGATACGCTCGATGGTGCACCCACGCTGACCGGCAAAACACCGCTCGACAAGGGCGTGATCCACATGATGAGCAAGCGCGCCGAACTGGAGTTACTCGACGCCATCAGTGTCTATTTCCACCACGCCACGCCTGGACTCGGGCCCGAAGTCGAGCTCTATCAAAACTCCGAATGGGGATTTCGTCAGCGCGACAAAGCCCTGAGGGGCATGCGGTACTTCAATGACGTCCTGAGAAAGCAACCATTTGTCGCCGGGGATGCATTCTCGATGGCCGACATCACCGTCATCGGCGGCCTGGTCTTTGCGTCGATCGTGAAGCTGCCGGTGCCCGCAGAGTGCGAATCCCTTCTCGCCTGGTACGCGAGAATGCGCGAACGCCCGAGCGTCAAAAGCCAGCCGGCATTTACCTGA